The Lytechinus pictus isolate F3 Inbred chromosome 15, Lp3.0, whole genome shotgun sequence genome contains a region encoding:
- the LOC129278370 gene encoding ubiquitin-related modifier 1-like gives MAAPTGEIHVKLEFSGGAELLFDKIKHHDAVLNCSHNKWTIKTLLVWIKDNLLKERPELFIQGDTVRPGILVLVNDADWELVGELEYEIQNKDKIIFISTLHGG, from the exons ATGGCAGCGCCCACTGGTGAAATTCACGTGAAGCTTGAATTCAG TGGTGGAGCAGAGTTATTATTTGACAAGATCAAGCATCATGATGCTGTTTTGAACTGCAGTCACAACAAAT GGACAATCAAGACATTGCTGGTTTGGATCAAAGATAACCTTCTGAAAGAGAGACCAGAGTTATTCATCCAAGGAGACACGGT GAGACCTGGTATTCTGGTCCTTGTAAATGATGCTGATTGGGAATTAGTG GGTGAATTAGAGTACGAGATACAAAATAAGGACAAGATTATCTTCATATCAACCCTTCACGGTGGATGA
- the LOC129278369 gene encoding ribonuclease P protein subunit p20-like, producing MASGDAQPATPQARPHKSAKPKVNPAAVSIRKRQPRRLPKRKNDIYVTRKSNFASQMEKCEKLFDGGEKEVFIHGLGAAINRALNIALQLESRSLGTLQISISTSTVNLVDDIEPLCDEGDFDTRERSNSAVHIRVFRTESKKMDGPNK from the coding sequence ATGGCCTCGGGCGATGCACAGCCGGCTACCCCCCAAGCCCGCCCTCACAAGTCGGCCAAACCGAAGGTCAATCCAGCGGCGGTGAGTATCCGGAAGCGTCAGCCCCGCAGACTTCCGAAGCGCAAGAATGACATCTACGTGACTCGCAAGTCTAACTTTGCCAGCCAGATGGAAAAGTGTGAGAAACTCTTTGACgggggagagaaagaggtgTTCATTCATGGTCTTGGTGCAGCTATCAACAGAGCACTAAACATTGCTCTTCAGTTGGAGTCCCGAAGTCTTGGCACACTCCAGATATCCATCAGCACTTCCACTGTCAACCTGGTGGACGACATCGAACCACTCTGCGATGAAGGGGACTTTGATACGAGGGAGAGAAGCAACTCTGCTGTCCATATTAGAGTGTTTAGGACTGAAAGCAAGAAAATGGATGGGCCAAATAAGTGA
- the LOC129278387 gene encoding transmembrane protein 121B-like has translation MGEEVRSGCVDVFVKVLCLIVLVTQNALIDYYLIRFGNGTGFRRGYIWIICDSLVLIFWTVAFVMVRIRARQPYPEIPKKERHLPQELPFAYCSWLVYSGVLIAKLVKIYNSKDHPQIFWWLSSSDMLTIAVSMAGLIFMLLAYSHHEDVDNARYRLQIQKLGTVVGLAILDTTDLLDMLHEIESNATLPFHLRAAILAFGCICIVLPVFPLFALRLIAAKRSAHKRNSESWEQVFFLKNVLFMLLVDVPYFALRCHLWLDYGMSASVFLTKNIIMFLRGTFDLLQEVKLCTRDKKKNRPLLELGLVVRFNK, from the coding sequence ATGGGAGAAGAGGTGCGCTCGGGGTGCGTTGATGTCTTCGTAAAGGTCTTGTGTCTCATTGTTCTCGTGACGCAAAATGCTCTAATAGACTATTATTTGATCCGTTTTGGAAACGGGACGGGCTTCCGTCGGGGTTATATCTGGATCATCTGCGACAGTCTAGTCCTGATCTTCTGGACCGTCGCCTTTGTGATGGTCCGGATCCGTGCCAGGCAACCCTATCCGGAAATCCCGAAAAAGGAGCGGCATTTACCTCAAGAACTTCCCTTCGCTTACTGTTCATGGCTGGTCTACTCTGGGGTACTCATCGCAAAGTTGGTCAAGATCTACAATAGCAAGGACCACCCACAGATCTTCTGGTGGTTGTCGTCATCCGACATGTTGACGATTGCCGTATCGATGGCGGGTCTCATCTTCATGCTCCTTGCCTACAGCCACCATGAGGACGTCGACAACGCAAGATACCGTCTTCAGATACAGAAGTTAGGTACCGTCGTCGGCCTGGCCATTCTAGACACCACTGACCTCCTTGATATGCTGCATGAAATCGAGTCAAACGCAACCCTTCCATTCCATCTCCGGGCCGCCATCTTGGCATTTGGGTGCATCTGCATCGTACTTCCGGTCTTTCCGCTCTTCGCGCTTCGTCTTATTGCTGCCAAACGTAGCGCGCACAAGCGCAACTCGGAATCATGGGAACAAGTCTTCTTCCTGAAGAACGTCCTGTTCATGCTCCTCGTCGATGTCCCGTACTTTGCGCTTCGATGTCATCTTTGGCTCGACTACGGCATGTCGGCATCGGTCTTTCTCACCAAGAACATTATCATGTTCTTAAGAGGGACTTTTGATCTTCTGCAGGAAGTCAAACTATGTACgcgagacaaaaagaaaaataggcCTTTATTAGAACTTGGATTGGTCGTTAGGTTCAACAAGTGA